In Bacillus sp. NP247, one DNA window encodes the following:
- the lepA gene encoding elongation factor 4, with the protein MNKEERAKRQSKIRNFSIIAHIDHGKSTLADRILEKTNALAQREMKAQLLDSMELERERGITIKLNAVQLTYKAKDGEEYILHLIDTPGHVDFTYEVSRSLAACEGAILVVDAAQGIEAQTLANVYLALDNNLEILPVINKIDLPSADPERVRQEVEDVIGLDASEAVLASAKAGIGIEDILEQIVEKVPAPTGDSEEPLQCMIFDSLYDPYRGVIAYIRVVNGTVKVGDKVRMMATGKEFEVTEVGVFTPKTTQRDELTVGDVGFLAASIKNVGDTRVGDTITHAKRQAVEPLKGYRKLNPMVFCGLYPIDSARYNDLRDALEKLELNDSALEFEPETSQALGFGFRCGFLGLLHMEIIQERIEREFKIDLITTAPSVIYKVYLTSGEDLIVDNPSNMPDPQSIDRVEEPFVKAAIMVPNDYVGAVMEICQGKRGTFIDMQYLDETRVTLTYEIPLSEIVYDFFDQLKSNTKGYASFDYELIGYKPSKLVKMDILLNNEQVDALSFIVHRDSAYDRGKVIVEKLQKLIPRQQFEVPIQATIGNKVVSRSTIKAMRKNVLAKCYGGDISRKRKLLDKQKEGKKRMKSVGSVEVPQEAFMAVLKMDDN; encoded by the coding sequence ATGAATAAAGAAGAAAGAGCAAAAAGACAGTCGAAAATTCGTAACTTCTCCATCATTGCTCACATTGACCACGGGAAATCAACGTTGGCGGACCGTATTTTGGAGAAAACAAACGCGTTGGCACAGCGCGAAATGAAGGCGCAATTGCTTGACTCTATGGAGTTAGAGCGTGAGCGCGGTATTACAATTAAATTAAATGCAGTACAATTAACGTATAAAGCGAAAGACGGTGAAGAATATATTCTTCACTTAATCGATACTCCAGGACACGTCGACTTTACGTATGAAGTATCTCGTAGTTTAGCGGCTTGTGAAGGTGCAATTCTTGTTGTGGATGCAGCGCAAGGAATTGAGGCGCAAACATTAGCGAACGTATATTTAGCGCTTGATAATAATTTAGAAATCTTACCAGTTATTAATAAAATCGACTTACCAAGTGCAGACCCAGAACGCGTACGTCAAGAGGTAGAAGATGTAATTGGTTTAGATGCATCGGAAGCTGTACTTGCTTCAGCGAAAGCTGGCATTGGTATTGAAGATATTTTAGAACAAATCGTTGAAAAGGTACCAGCTCCAACAGGTGATTCAGAAGAGCCGTTACAATGTATGATTTTCGATTCTTTATATGATCCGTACCGTGGTGTAATTGCATATATCCGTGTTGTAAATGGAACGGTAAAAGTTGGCGATAAAGTACGTATGATGGCAACTGGAAAAGAATTTGAAGTAACAGAAGTAGGTGTGTTCACACCAAAAACAACGCAACGTGACGAGTTAACAGTAGGTGATGTAGGTTTCTTGGCAGCGTCTATTAAAAATGTAGGCGATACACGTGTTGGTGATACGATTACACATGCGAAACGTCAGGCTGTAGAGCCGTTAAAAGGATATCGTAAATTAAACCCAATGGTATTCTGTGGTTTATATCCAATCGATTCTGCGCGTTATAACGACTTACGTGATGCGTTAGAAAAACTAGAATTAAATGATTCTGCTCTTGAATTTGAGCCTGAAACATCTCAAGCTTTAGGTTTTGGTTTCCGTTGTGGTTTCTTAGGGTTGCTTCACATGGAGATTATTCAAGAACGTATTGAACGTGAATTCAAGATTGACTTAATTACAACAGCGCCAAGCGTTATTTATAAAGTGTATTTAACAAGCGGTGAAGATCTTATTGTTGATAATCCATCTAATATGCCAGATCCACAGTCTATCGATCGTGTAGAAGAGCCGTTTGTGAAGGCTGCAATTATGGTTCCGAATGACTATGTTGGAGCTGTAATGGAAATTTGCCAAGGGAAACGTGGAACGTTTATTGATATGCAATATTTAGATGAAACACGTGTTACATTGACATATGAAATCCCGTTATCAGAAATCGTATATGATTTCTTCGATCAATTGAAATCAAATACGAAAGGATATGCATCATTTGACTACGAGTTAATTGGTTATAAACCATCTAAACTTGTGAAAATGGATATTCTTTTAAATAATGAACAAGTGGATGCTTTATCATTTATTGTACATCGTGATTCAGCGTATGACCGTGGTAAAGTAATTGTAGAGAAATTACAGAAATTAATTCCAAGACAACAGTTTGAAGTGCCAATTCAGGCGACTATCGGAAATAAAGTTGTATCTCGTTCTACAATTAAGGCGATGCGTAAAAACGTACTTGCAAAATGTTACGGTGGTGACATTTCTCGTAAGCGTAAACTTCTTGATAAACAAAAAGAAGGTAAAAAACGTATGAAGTCTGTTGGTTCTGTAGAAGTGCCGCAAGAAGCATTCATGGCTGTACTGAAAATGGATGATAACTAA
- a CDS encoding DNA internalization-related competence protein ComEC/Rec2, with amino-acid sequence MNGQWGYVAISFIIGIAITFSASHLLTACCFVCYVLFCLYRTSRKTFIFCIIACFSGAMYTTYVQSLNKPLGEPYEVTRGVVQNTPLINGDRLSFQIEDQNKNLVQLNYKIQSASEKKQLQQLHAGISCTFKGEVKEPQTARNFHVFDYRNYLYQQKIHFIFDVTYISECQKTSLSLVQWIFLLRQQTISKVTEMFPEQSGAFMNALLFGDRQQMTFEVEEQYQQFGLIHLLAISGSHIVLLMVIMYFILLRSGVTKEIATVCLIVCIPLYMIIAGASPSVVRASITGVLLLVAFICSVRLSSLDALSITAICMLTYDPYLIFNIGFQFSFVGSFALLLSAPILLGCSNGVVRNSIYISIISQLASTPILLYHFGYFSPYSIFLNLIYVPFLSIIVLPCSIIILMCMPVIPLFAKGIAYVLSLCLTISNDFLSYCESFPFIRLTFGQTPLFLVAIYCFSIVSIFVIWERVITKKILCIVVGVFLFISTCHYVYPYFRESGSVTFLDVGQGDAILIRLPYDKEVYLIDTGGALHVKKEAWQQKKHEFSVGHDILVPFLQKEGIKKIDKLIVTHGDADHIGAALELLSSIIVKEVVFGRKEQDAVLEKVVKKKALEKSMKISVVGEGEGWRVNEAEFFVLAPRGKEKGENDSSIVIRARLGGLTWLFTGDLEEGGEKFIVSTYPDLRADILKVAHHGSKTSSTDPFLSLVQPGIAIISVGERNRYGHPHKEVIERFKKMGIDIWRTDKQGAISYVFNGEKGTFQSKITYDETHRR; translated from the coding sequence TTGAATGGACAATGGGGCTATGTTGCAATCTCGTTTATAATTGGGATTGCAATTACCTTTTCCGCATCGCATTTGTTGACTGCTTGTTGTTTCGTTTGTTATGTTTTATTTTGTTTATATCGTACTTCGCGTAAAACCTTCATTTTTTGTATAATAGCGTGTTTTAGTGGCGCTATGTACACCACGTATGTTCAGAGTCTAAACAAGCCGCTAGGGGAGCCCTACGAAGTTACACGAGGGGTCGTGCAAAATACACCTCTAATTAATGGGGATCGTCTCTCTTTTCAAATCGAGGATCAGAATAAAAACTTAGTACAGTTAAATTATAAAATACAATCTGCTTCGGAAAAGAAGCAGTTGCAACAATTACATGCAGGTATATCGTGTACATTTAAAGGGGAGGTGAAAGAACCACAAACTGCCCGGAATTTTCATGTTTTTGATTATCGTAATTATTTATATCAGCAAAAAATACATTTTATATTTGATGTGACATACATTTCTGAATGTCAAAAAACATCGTTGTCACTCGTGCAATGGATTTTCCTTCTCAGGCAACAAACCATCTCGAAAGTTACAGAGATGTTCCCGGAACAATCAGGTGCATTTATGAACGCATTATTATTTGGAGATCGACAACAAATGACGTTTGAAGTAGAAGAGCAATATCAACAATTTGGTCTTATACATTTGTTAGCAATTTCAGGATCGCATATCGTATTATTAATGGTTATAATGTATTTTATTTTACTAAGAAGTGGTGTGACGAAAGAGATAGCAACAGTATGCCTTATAGTTTGCATTCCTCTGTATATGATCATAGCTGGGGCGTCGCCATCTGTTGTGAGGGCTTCTATAACAGGAGTTTTATTGTTGGTAGCTTTCATCTGCTCTGTTCGCTTATCTAGTCTAGACGCCTTAAGTATAACAGCTATATGTATGCTTACATACGATCCGTATCTTATTTTCAACATTGGATTTCAATTCTCATTTGTAGGTAGTTTTGCTTTACTACTATCTGCGCCGATATTATTAGGGTGTAGTAATGGGGTAGTTCGAAATTCTATTTACATTTCTATAATTTCACAGCTCGCTAGTACCCCCATCTTGTTATATCATTTTGGTTATTTTTCTCCTTATAGCATTTTCCTCAATCTTATATATGTTCCTTTTCTATCCATTATTGTATTGCCGTGTAGCATTATTATTCTTATGTGTATGCCGGTTATTCCATTGTTCGCAAAAGGAATTGCATATGTACTTTCATTATGTTTAACCATTTCTAATGATTTTCTAAGTTACTGTGAAAGTTTCCCTTTCATCCGACTTACTTTTGGTCAAACTCCTTTATTTCTTGTGGCTATATATTGTTTTAGTATCGTTAGTATATTTGTGATTTGGGAAAGAGTAATAACGAAAAAAATTTTGTGCATAGTCGTGGGTGTGTTTCTTTTTATTAGTACTTGTCATTATGTATATCCATATTTTCGCGAAAGTGGGAGTGTTACATTCCTTGATGTTGGACAGGGAGATGCAATATTAATTCGTCTTCCGTACGATAAAGAGGTTTATCTTATTGATACAGGAGGAGCCCTTCATGTCAAGAAGGAAGCGTGGCAACAGAAAAAGCATGAATTTTCTGTTGGGCATGATATTCTTGTTCCTTTTTTACAAAAAGAAGGTATAAAAAAGATTGATAAATTAATTGTAACGCATGGAGATGCGGATCATATAGGTGCTGCGCTGGAGTTACTGTCATCTATTATTGTAAAAGAAGTTGTATTTGGGAGAAAGGAACAAGATGCTGTATTGGAAAAAGTGGTGAAGAAAAAGGCGTTAGAAAAGAGCATGAAGATAAGTGTAGTAGGAGAAGGGGAAGGGTGGAGGGTAAATGAAGCGGAATTTTTCGTATTAGCTCCAAGGGGGAAAGAAAAGGGAGAAAATGACTCTTCGATTGTAATACGGGCCCGACTAGGAGGGCTAACATGGCTATTTACGGGTGATTTAGAAGAAGGAGGAGAGAAGTTTATAGTATCGACATATCCTGATTTACGGGCTGATATTTTAAAAGTTGCCCACCATGGGAGTAAAACATCGTCTACAGATCCTTTTTTAAGCCTTGTACAGCCTGGTATAGCGATTATTTCTGTGGGGGAGCGTAATAGGTATGGGCACCCGCATAAGGAAGTTATAGAGCGTTTTAAGAAGATGGGTATTGATATATGGCGTACGGATAAACAAGGTGCTATTTCCTATGTTTTTAATGGAGAAAAAGGAACCTTTCAAAGTAAAATCACATATGATGAAACACATAGAAGATGA
- the rpsT gene encoding 30S ribosomal protein S20 has translation MANIKSAIKRAKLSEERRSHNASIKSDMRTAVKTVETLVTNNDLENAKEAFKTASKKLDKAARKGLIHQNAAARQKSRLAKQVNA, from the coding sequence ATGGCAAACATCAAATCTGCTATCAAACGCGCTAAACTTAGCGAAGAGCGTCGTTCACATAACGCTTCTATCAAGTCTGACATGCGTACTGCTGTTAAAACTGTAGAAACTTTAGTTACTAATAACGATCTTGAAAATGCTAAAGAAGCTTTCAAAACTGCTTCTAAAAAACTTGACAAAGCAGCTCGTAAAGGTCTTATCCACCAAAACGCTGCAGCTCGTCAAAAATCTCGCTTAGCGAAACAAGTAAACGCGTAA
- the comER gene encoding late competence protein ComER yields the protein MNIGIIGTGNMGNILIDAFLETRAVKPSCLTIINRTPAKAYHIKEKYPSVHIAKTIQEVIEQSQLIFVCVKPIDIYPILKKYADHFSDEDCLVSITSPISPSQLETLIPCHVARIIPSITNRALSGASLFTFGNNCSLEWQQKLFRLFKNISTPLIIEEDITRVSSDIASCGPAFFSYLLQCFINAAVDKTNITHEEATTLVSEMVIGMGKLLEKEIFTLPTLQEKVCVKGGVTGEGIRILEEHVGDMFHKLIERTHEKFDEDLKCVEQQFNKHT from the coding sequence TTGAACATAGGAATTATAGGGACAGGGAACATGGGGAATATACTAATCGATGCATTTTTAGAAACCCGTGCTGTCAAACCTTCGTGCCTTACTATTATTAATCGGACGCCTGCCAAAGCATATCATATAAAAGAAAAATACCCTTCTGTTCATATAGCCAAAACAATCCAAGAGGTAATCGAACAATCCCAGCTTATTTTCGTTTGCGTAAAACCGATAGATATATACCCTATTCTAAAAAAATACGCTGACCATTTTTCAGACGAAGATTGCTTAGTTTCTATCACAAGCCCCATATCTCCATCACAATTAGAAACACTTATACCTTGCCACGTCGCTCGTATCATTCCAAGCATCACAAACCGCGCCTTGTCCGGCGCATCACTATTTACATTTGGAAATAACTGCTCTCTAGAATGGCAACAAAAACTATTTCGTCTATTCAAAAACATTTCTACTCCCCTTATTATAGAAGAAGATATAACGCGCGTTTCATCTGATATAGCAAGCTGCGGCCCTGCTTTTTTTAGTTACTTATTGCAATGTTTCATTAACGCTGCTGTAGATAAAACAAATATTACACACGAAGAAGCCACTACTTTAGTAAGTGAAATGGTCATTGGAATGGGGAAATTACTTGAAAAAGAAATTTTTACATTACCTACTTTACAAGAAAAGGTATGCGTTAAAGGCGGTGTTACAGGAGAAGGTATTCGTATTTTAGAAGAGCATGTTGGGGATATGTTTCATAAATTAATCGAACGGACACATGAGAAATTCGATGAAGATTTAAAATGCGTTGAGCAGCAATTCAATAAACACACATAA
- a CDS encoding YqxA family protein, translated as MERGINSLSRFTLLCICSTVLCLLMMIAGVGLANHGLKSMKGYRQLSYEQIAHMTGTEGAGAESEISGETFSAIEKQKQLESLRSFNVVEGIGMAIASVARDMTEFGTDIVVGAIKGIFS; from the coding sequence ATGGAAAGAGGCATAAATAGTTTGAGTCGATTTACGTTGTTATGTATATGCAGTACAGTCTTATGTTTGCTTATGATGATAGCTGGAGTGGGACTTGCTAATCATGGTCTGAAAAGTATGAAGGGGTATCGTCAGCTGTCATATGAACAAATTGCTCATATGACAGGGACAGAAGGCGCTGGGGCCGAATCGGAAATTTCGGGAGAGACGTTTTCGGCTATTGAAAAACAAAAACAGTTAGAGAGCTTAAGAAGTTTTAATGTTGTAGAAGGTATCGGTATGGCGATAGCAAGTGTTGCTCGTGATATGACAGAGTTTGGAACGGATATAGTTGTTGGGGCAATAAAAGGAATTTTTAGTTAA
- a CDS encoding class I SAM-dependent methyltransferase, with the protein MKYEQFALLYDELMNDVPYDKWVEFTEESLQQASMKEAKILDVACGTGNVTLPLVRKGYDLIGVDLSEEMLTVAQQKLGREGYFIPFYQQDMRELDVPGEFDCVTIFCDSLNYVLQEDGVQEAFRRVFHHLRQDGLFLFDVHSLYKIHHVFQNETYTVNGEEISLIWNCFPGEESDSVEHDLTFFVQDSEEDVYHRFDECHVQRAYSVEVLTKWLEEAGFTVLRVTGDFERIEVTEQTERIFFMAKKNG; encoded by the coding sequence ATGAAATACGAACAATTTGCTTTGCTGTATGACGAACTGATGAATGATGTCCCTTATGATAAATGGGTGGAATTCACAGAGGAAAGTTTACAACAGGCATCTATGAAAGAGGCAAAAATTCTTGACGTAGCATGTGGAACTGGTAACGTAACACTTCCGCTTGTGCGAAAAGGTTATGATTTAATTGGTGTAGATCTTTCGGAAGAAATGTTAACTGTCGCACAGCAAAAATTAGGGAGAGAAGGTTATTTTATTCCTTTTTACCAACAAGACATGAGAGAGCTCGATGTTCCTGGTGAATTTGATTGTGTGACAATCTTTTGTGACTCATTAAATTATGTATTGCAAGAAGATGGAGTGCAAGAAGCATTTAGAAGAGTTTTCCACCATTTACGTCAGGATGGCTTATTTTTATTCGATGTACACTCTTTATATAAAATACATCACGTATTTCAAAATGAAACATATACAGTGAACGGCGAAGAAATATCACTTATTTGGAACTGCTTCCCTGGAGAAGAATCAGATAGTGTGGAACATGATTTGACATTCTTTGTACAAGATTCAGAAGAAGATGTGTATCATCGTTTTGACGAATGTCACGTGCAACGTGCGTATTCGGTTGAAGTGTTAACAAAATGGCTTGAAGAAGCTGGGTTTACAGTACTTCGCGTCACAGGTGACTTTGAACGAATTGAAGTGACAGAACAAACAGAGCGCATCTTTTTTATGGCGAAGAAGAATGGATAA
- a CDS encoding YqzM family protein, with the protein MNDFEQNVQSKRNDAIDSGVGFIVSFGFFATLFIIATVIKFIGS; encoded by the coding sequence ATGAATGATTTTGAACAAAACGTTCAAAGTAAACGCAATGACGCTATTGATTCAGGGGTAGGATTTATCGTCTCATTTGGTTTTTTCGCAACACTTTTCATTATTGCAACTGTTATTAAATTCATCGGTTCTTAA
- the holA gene encoding DNA polymerase III subunit delta: MSDIHKKIKKKQFAPLYVLYGTEAYFINETIKLITTYALEEEDREFNVVTYDLEEAYLEDVVEDARTLPFFGDRKVILIKSPLFLTAQKEKLEQNIKILEEYIGEPSPFSILVFVAPYEKLDERKKITKLLKKTADVIEANAMQVQDVQKWIVSRADEVHVHIDNAAVSLLLELVGSNITMLAKEMDKLTLYVGMGGEITPKLVTELVPKSVEQNVFALTEKVVKKDIAGAMQILDGLFTQQEEPIKLLALLVSQFRLLHQVKELQQRGYGQNQIASHIGVHPYRVKLAMNQTKFFSFEELKKVIIELAEADYSMKTGKMDKKLVLEFFLMRLNHM, encoded by the coding sequence ATGAGTGATATACATAAGAAGATTAAAAAGAAACAGTTTGCTCCGTTATATGTACTGTATGGAACGGAAGCCTATTTTATAAATGAAACGATAAAACTTATTACAACGTACGCGCTTGAAGAGGAAGATCGAGAGTTTAATGTTGTGACATACGATTTGGAAGAAGCGTATTTAGAAGATGTAGTTGAGGATGCACGTACGCTTCCTTTTTTTGGAGACCGTAAAGTTATATTAATAAAATCACCATTATTTTTAACGGCACAAAAAGAAAAATTAGAACAAAATATAAAAATTTTAGAAGAATATATTGGGGAGCCATCTCCTTTTTCTATTCTTGTTTTTGTTGCGCCTTATGAAAAATTAGACGAACGAAAAAAAATTACAAAACTATTAAAGAAAACAGCGGATGTAATAGAAGCAAATGCGATGCAAGTGCAGGATGTTCAGAAGTGGATTGTTTCTCGTGCGGATGAAGTGCATGTGCATATTGATAATGCAGCTGTTAGTTTGTTGTTAGAGCTTGTGGGAAGTAATATAACAATGTTGGCGAAGGAAATGGACAAGTTAACGTTATACGTCGGTATGGGCGGAGAAATTACGCCAAAACTTGTCACGGAACTTGTGCCGAAATCTGTTGAGCAAAATGTGTTTGCTTTAACAGAAAAAGTGGTAAAAAAAGATATCGCTGGTGCGATGCAAATTTTAGATGGATTATTTACACAGCAGGAAGAACCAATTAAACTGCTCGCGTTATTAGTAAGTCAATTCCGCTTGTTGCATCAAGTGAAAGAGTTGCAACAGCGTGGTTACGGACAAAATCAAATCGCGTCACATATTGGTGTACATCCGTACCGGGTAAAGTTGGCGATGAATCAAACGAAGTTTTTCTCTTTTGAAGAATTGAAAAAAGTTATTATAGAATTAGCGGAAGCTGATTATAGTATGAAGACTGGAAAGATGGATAAGAAACTTGTGCTTGAATTTTTCTTAATGCGGTTAAATCATATGTAG
- a CDS encoding helix-hairpin-helix domain-containing protein: MMWDFPKKWLGLVVIIGTLIFLFFWKTNQQTEQSLITTEVQVKDVEKKSKPKVLDTKEQKKIIIIDVKGAVFKEGVYEMKEGDRVKEAVEKAGGLLPDADMKKVNLAQMVQDQMLLYVPNKNEPVQEGAVFSKNEGKVQINTASKEQLEKITGIGSRKAESILKYREEHGPFQKIEDLLEIDGIGVKSLEKIKDQIIIP, translated from the coding sequence ATGATGTGGGATTTTCCAAAAAAATGGTTGGGATTAGTGGTTATTATTGGCACTTTGATTTTTCTTTTTTTCTGGAAAACGAATCAGCAAACAGAGCAATCGCTCATTACAACGGAAGTTCAAGTGAAAGATGTGGAGAAAAAAAGTAAACCGAAAGTATTGGATACAAAGGAGCAGAAAAAAATAATTATAATTGATGTGAAAGGGGCGGTTTTTAAAGAGGGTGTGTATGAAATGAAGGAAGGGGACAGGGTAAAGGAGGCGGTTGAAAAAGCTGGTGGTTTGCTGCCGGATGCAGATATGAAGAAAGTGAATTTGGCGCAAATGGTCCAAGACCAAATGCTTCTTTATGTTCCTAACAAGAATGAGCCAGTGCAAGAAGGGGCTGTTTTTTCAAAAAACGAGGGTAAAGTGCAAATAAATACAGCTTCTAAAGAGCAACTTGAAAAAATAACAGGTATTGGTTCTCGGAAAGCGGAAAGTATTTTGAAATACCGAGAAGAACATGGTCCGTTTCAGAAAATAGAAGATTTATTAGAAATTGATGGGATTGGTGTGAAGTCTTTAGAGAAAATAAAAGATCAAATTATTATTCCGTAA
- a CDS encoding ComE operon protein 2 — protein sequence MERISWDQYFMTQSHLLSLRSTCTRLAVGATIVRDKRIIAGGYNGSIKGGVHCIDDGCYVIDNHCVRTIHAEMNALLQCAKFGAKTEEAEIYVTHFPCLQCCKAIIQSGVTAVYYAQDYKNHPYAIELFEQASVTVKHVPLEYDITSLEEQERHLQLKELFKSLEKDNLSMEELQRVFTKAKMML from the coding sequence ATGGAACGAATTTCATGGGATCAATATTTTATGACGCAAAGCCATCTACTATCTTTACGTAGTACATGTACAAGGCTTGCGGTAGGAGCGACAATCGTTCGTGATAAACGAATTATTGCTGGTGGATATAACGGCTCAATTAAAGGTGGTGTACATTGTATAGACGATGGTTGCTATGTCATTGATAATCATTGCGTTCGTACAATTCATGCGGAAATGAATGCTTTATTGCAATGTGCGAAGTTTGGTGCAAAAACAGAGGAAGCGGAAATTTATGTCACACATTTTCCTTGTTTGCAGTGCTGTAAGGCGATTATTCAAAGTGGTGTTACAGCAGTTTATTATGCACAGGATTATAAAAATCATCCGTATGCCATAGAGTTATTTGAACAAGCGAGTGTAACAGTAAAGCACGTTCCGTTAGAATATGATATTACATCGCTAGAGGAACAAGAGCGTCATTTGCAGCTAAAGGAACTATTCAAATCTTTAGAAAAAGATAATTTATCAATGGAAGAATTACAGCGTGTATTCACTAAAGCGAAAATGATGCTATAA
- the gpr gene encoding GPR endopeptidase, producing MKEPLDLSKYSVRTDLAVEAHQMLQERQEEQKGIQGVIVKEREEEGVTITKVTIDEIASESMGKKPGSYLTLEVQGIRQQDTELQQKVERIFAKEFSYFLEEVGVTKEASCLIVGLGNWNVTPDALGPIVVENVMVTRHLFKLQPESVEEGFRPVSAIRPGVMGITGIETSDVIYGIIEKTKPDFVIAIDALAARSIERVNSTIQISDTGIHPGSGVGNKRKELSKETLGIPVIAIGVPTVVDAVSITSDTIDFILKHFGRELKEGNKPSRSLLPAGFTFGEKKKLTEEDMPDEKSRNMFLGAIGTLEEEEKRKLIYEVLSPLGHNLMVTPKEVDAFIEDMANVIASGLNAALHHQIDQDNTGAYTH from the coding sequence ATGAAAGAACCATTAGATTTAAGTAAATATAGTGTTAGAACTGACCTGGCTGTAGAGGCGCACCAAATGCTGCAAGAGCGCCAAGAAGAACAAAAAGGGATACAGGGAGTTATTGTAAAAGAGAGGGAAGAAGAGGGAGTTACAATTACAAAAGTAACTATTGATGAAATTGCATCTGAGTCGATGGGGAAAAAACCTGGGAGTTATTTAACTCTTGAGGTGCAAGGTATACGTCAGCAAGACACGGAACTTCAACAAAAAGTAGAGCGTATTTTTGCGAAAGAGTTTTCTTATTTTTTAGAAGAGGTCGGAGTTACAAAAGAGGCGAGTTGTTTAATCGTTGGTCTTGGAAATTGGAATGTAACACCAGATGCACTCGGACCGATAGTTGTAGAAAACGTAATGGTGACGAGGCATTTATTTAAATTGCAGCCTGAAAGTGTGGAAGAAGGTTTCAGACCTGTTAGTGCGATTCGTCCAGGGGTAATGGGAATTACAGGGATTGAAACGAGCGATGTCATTTACGGAATTATTGAGAAGACAAAACCAGACTTTGTCATCGCAATTGATGCATTAGCTGCGCGTTCTATTGAACGAGTAAATAGTACGATACAAATTTCTGATACAGGAATTCATCCAGGATCTGGTGTTGGGAATAAGCGTAAAGAACTAAGTAAAGAAACATTAGGTATTCCTGTTATCGCAATTGGTGTGCCAACTGTGGTAGATGCCGTTTCGATTACGAGTGATACAATTGATTTTATTTTGAAACATTTTGGCCGGGAACTGAAAGAAGGAAACAAACCGTCACGCTCTTTATTGCCAGCAGGTTTTACATTTGGAGAAAAGAAAAAATTAACAGAAGAAGATATGCCGGATGAAAAGAGTCGGAATATGTTTTTAGGAGCTATTGGTACGTTAGAAGAAGAAGAAAAGAGAAAGTTGATTTACGAAGTGTTATCTCCTCTTGGTCATAATTTAATGGTAACCCCAAAAGAAGTAGATGCGTTTATCGAGGATATGGCAAATGTAATAGCAAGCGGTTTAAATGCAGCGCTGCATCATCAGATTGATCAAGATAATACAGGGGCATATACACATTGA
- the rsfS gene encoding ribosome silencing factor, with the protein MKDKELLVLAAKAADDKRAEDMVVLNMQGISPIADYFIICHGNSDKQVQAIAREIKAKAHEFEINVQRMEGFDEARWVLVDLGDVVAHVFHKDERNHYNLERLWGDVPREDIADELDQ; encoded by the coding sequence ATGAAAGATAAAGAGTTATTAGTATTAGCGGCAAAAGCAGCTGATGATAAGAGAGCAGAAGATATGGTTGTACTAAATATGCAAGGTATTTCACCGATTGCAGACTATTTTATTATTTGTCACGGAAATTCAGACAAGCAAGTACAAGCAATTGCACGTGAAATTAAAGCGAAGGCACATGAGTTCGAAATTAACGTACAACGTATGGAAGGCTTTGATGAAGCGCGTTGGGTTTTAGTAGACCTTGGTGATGTGGTTGCTCATGTATTCCATAAAGATGAGCGTAATCACTATAATTTAGAGCGTCTATGGGGCGATGTGCCACGTGAAGATATTGCAGATGAGCTAGATCAATGA